The genomic stretch ACTGAAGTCCCCGCCTACAGTCACGCCGTCGCTGCGCGACGGACACCGGGCACGGACAGGGACTGGTGAGACTACAGCGTCGCGCAGCGACTGCAGGATCGTAGGCGGGGCTTTCAAGCCCCGACGCCGCTGCACGACGACATCAACATGCAATCGCCCTGAGGACGAGGCGTAAAGCCGCGCGCTGCTCTCCCCTGCCTGCGATAATCGACCCTGGCGACGGGCTGGCCGTCGCCAGGAAGGTTTCGTCCCCATGTTCAGACTGCCGCGCCCGACGCTTGAGCGGTCCTCGTCTCGCATCCCGTCTGTCGTCGAGCACGACGGCCTGCTGCTGGTCGAGTTGTCCGGCGAGCCGTACGCGCGAGGCTGGCAGCACGGCATGGCGCTTGGCGAGCGGGTCCGACACCTGCGAAGCCGCCTTGTGGACGACATCGTCTTCGGCAAGGGGTTGGCGATGGGGGCCGGCTTCCTCGGCATCCTGTACGGCATCCTGGCGCGGATGCACCCGAACATCCCGCGTGAGCTGCGCGAGGAGATGCGCGGCCTCGCGGACGGCGCGCGGGTGCCGTATCGGGACATCCTTCTGCTCAACTGCTTTGACGACGTCCTGCACTCCCTGATCCAGCTGAACCCGATGCTCGCGCCGCTGCTGCATCACCGCTTCGTCAAGCCGGTGCTGGGGTGGCTGGGCGCGCCGCCGACGCCGGCGCCGGTCGCCGTGGGGGGCTTTGCCTGCTCCAGCTTCGTGCTGGCCGGCGAGGCCAGCGCGACCGGCGGGCCGATCCACGGGCGCAACCTGGACTACATGGTCCATGACGACTTCCTTGACCCTGATGGCATCGTGCCGTGCGAGCTGCGGCAGAACGTTGTCGCGTTTGTGGTGCGGCCGGCGCGCGGCAAGGCATTTGTGTCAGTGGCGTGGCCGGGCTTCGTGGGGCTGGTGACGGCCATGAACGGGGACGGCATCTCGCTGGCCTGTCTGACCTCGACGGTCTCGCAGGAGACGGCGAACGGGACGCCGCTGCTGATGCTCTACCGGCTGCTGGCCCAGTACGCCGGCTCGCTGGACGAGGCCGAGTGGCTGCTGCGCGGCGCGCGGCGGACCATCGGCAACAACCTGACCGTCGCCTCTGCCGCCGCGAACGACGGCCGCCTGTTCGAGTTCTCGATGGAGCAGGTGCGCGCGACCTCGATGCAGGCCGGGCGGCTCTTCGCCACGAACCATTTCCAGCACGACGAGATGATGACGCTGCAAGAGGGCTGGGTCGTGCCAAGCTCACAGCACCGATTGTTGCGGCTCGGGGAGTGGTTCGGGGCGGGCGGGCACGGGATCGACGTCGCCCGCGAAGCGCTCACCGACACTTGTCCGCCCCGTGGGGCCATCGAGGTCTGGGACTGCCTGGAGAACCCCGGGACGGTCTACAGCTCGATTGCCGAGCCGGCGACGGGGCAACTGTGGGTCCGCGCCAACGACCGCGCGGATCGGGAGTGGGTCCACCTGGATCTCGCGGCGTCGCTGGCGGCTGCCTCCGCCGCCTGACGATGCCAGAGGCTGGTCACTCGAATCCGGAAGTTTGCGCCATCCGTTCTGAGGTGCATCTGTCGATGGCTGCCAGAATCGTTCAGCACCCATATCCGCGTCGGGCTGTGCGGAATCCGCGCATTCTTGAGGGCGAGCCGACGCTGGAAGGCACGCGTGTCTCAGTCCGAACGGTCGTCGTGGCAAGCCGATATCTGGCGTCGGTACGCCAGATCGTAGACGCGTATCCGATGCTCGACCAGACAGCCGTCGAGATGGCGCTGGCGTTCTACGACGCGCATCAGGCCGAGATCGACTGCTACATCGCCGAGAACGAAGACTCAGCGTCCTGATGTCGCTCTGGCTCTACCTGGACGAGTGCGTCAACCTACATCTGGCCGCACTGTTGCGTACACGCGGCATGGACACCACGGCGGCCGTAGTGGCCTGTCAGTCGTGAACGACCGGGTCGGGTCACTCGACGCTTCCCCCGTCATCCCGAGCGACGCGAGCGTGCGAACGCAGTCGAGGGATCTTCCTCACGCTACAGAAGGAGAAGATCCCTCCGCTCCGCTCGTTCCTCGCCGCGGTCGGGATGACGGAGGGGAGGTCGTTCCTCGCGGAGCTTGCCCTGAGCGTGCCGAATGGGGTCAGGACGACGATGGGCACCGAGCGATCCTGCGATTCACGCCTGCCGAGCCACTAGGGATCAGACGGGCCGGGGATGTCCAGGCGGCCGTTTGGCTGCGAGGGGTTGGTGTTCGGCGGCCCAGCCAGCCCGCGCAGCCGCTCCTCGTTGGCGGCGGTCAGGGTCCAGGCGCGCCAGCGACCGTAGTTCCAGCTGCGCCAGTCCTGGTTCTGCGCCGCTCTCCAGCGGGCGATCAGCCGTCGGGCGATCAGGTCGCGCTGCTGGGCCGGCACCGCGTCCAGCACGTCGAGGAGCGCGGGCGTTGCGTCGCTGCTGAGGCCGAGCGTGTACGAGCCATCGAAGCGCGCGGGGGCATCGTGGCGGGCCGCGTTCGTCCGCACGATCAGATCGTCTGGGTTGATCAGGTTCAGGATCAGCGCCACGCCCAGTCCGGCCATGCTCGCGCCGAACAGGAAGCGCTGACGATGGTCTCGGAGGACCGTCGCCAGGAACCAGACAGCGCCTGCTGCGATCCACAGCATGAACGCTGTGGTGTAGAGCCGCAGCTCGGTCAGGCCAAGCTCCAGGGTGTAGAGTCGCATGCGCTGCAGCGCCGACACGATCACGACGGCCAGGAGGGCCACCAGCAGGCCGGCCAGGACGCGGTACACCAGAGTGTGAACGGGTGTGTCCAGCCGCGCCAGCCAGTCCAGGAACAGCATGATGCCCAGCAGCAAGGCCGCCACTGTCACCAGCTCGAAGAAGCCACGCCGGGCGTACTCCGAGAAGGTGAGCGTGGGCGACACTTCCACCAGCGCAGCGCCGCCGAACAGGTAGCGGAACTGGACGATCACGAAGGCCAGGAACAGCAGGTCGAGCAGTCCCAGCACGACGCTCAGTTCGACGATGCCGAGGAAGCCGACCCGGCCACCAGGGCGTGGCGGACGCGCGGACTTTGCGGCCGGCGCGGGGAGGCCCTCACTGTGAGATTCCCCCTCGCCCCCAGCCCCGCTCCCTCCAGGGGAGCGGGGAGCAGACAGCAGCATCTCCCCCTCTCCGACGCGGAGAGGGGGCTGGGGGGTGAGGTCGTTGCCTACGGGGGATGGGGCCGGTACGGGGAGGCCCTCACTGTCGGCCTCGACCGGCGGGCTGACGGGCTTCGTGCCGAGTCCGTCGATGGCCACGGTGCAGAACAGGGCCTGGCGCAAGAAGCCGGCCGTCAGCCACGTCCAGACGCAGGACCAGAAGATGTGCCCGAACATGTCCCTCAGGTTGATGTTCAGCACCTTCGTCACGATGCCTGAGAAGACGGCGTCTGCTGCCATGAACAGCCCGCCGAACACCAACAGCAACGGGATCGCTATCAGCAGGCCGCGCAGCACGGCGAGCACGACCGCCGGCCAGCCCGTGCGCGGCACCTCGCGCCAGTGGATGTCGAAGCCGAGCAGCACCAGCACGCCGCCGCAGGCGTGGAACCCGGCCGAGACCAGCCCGCCCACGAACTGCGGCAACCCGCCGATGAACGGCCAACCACCCGGCGCTCGGTGTGCTGCCAGCCCGATGGTCAGCAGGACGGCCAGCACGTTCACGGCCGTGAGCGCCTCCGAGTCGCGCAGGGCGATGCCCGCCGAGAACAGCAGCGCCAGCAAGGCCAGCCAGCGGCCCTCGCCGAGAAGGGGCAGCCGCGCCAGCGAGACCAGCACGCCGGCGCCCGTCACCAACGCCAGGATGAACAGCGGTGCGTTCACGCCCCAGGGCGATACGCGCAGCAGCAGGTCGCCAAGCAGGCCCAGCACGGCCGCCGTGGCCAGGGCGAACAGACCGAGTCGGGTCTGATCCCGCACGTTTCCTCCAGCAGCCGGCCGCGTGCAGTCGTTCGGGCGCAAGAGACCGTTCGGCGACGCACCGGCCTGTGGACGTACCGTCCACTAGGCACTGACGCTGGTGTGGCGGCGCGGGTTCCAAATGACAGCGGTCGAGCAGGCCGATGTCCCAGGTGGTCAGCGGCGGTTGCCGAGCCAACAGCCTGGACGTGGGCCACGCGAGGCCGGGGCTACCAGGCCGGGGCCACCAGGCCGGGGCTACTCCGCGATGGCTCGCTTCAGCTCTTCGGCGGTCCGGCGCGTCATCCCAGGCACCGCCGCCAGCTCTTCCACCGTTGCGCCGCGGATCGCTCTGACCGTCCCAAAGTGCCGCAGCAGCGCCTTCTTGCGGGTCGGGCCGACCCCTGGCACGTCGTCAAGCTGCGAGCGCAGGCCCTTCTTGCCGCGCACCTTGCGGTGGTAGGTGATCGCGAAGCGGTGGGCCTCGTCGCGGACCCGCTGCACGAGGTACAGCCCCTGGGAGTTGCGCGGCAGGATGACCGGTTCCGAGCTGTGCTTCTGGAACAGCTCCTCGCGCTCCTTCGCCAGCCCGACAATCGGGATCTCGGATAGCTCCAGGCTGTTCATCACCTCGACGGCCGCCGAAAGCTGCCCCTTGCCGCCGTCGATGATGACCAGATCGGGGAAGACCCCCCAGCTGGCGGACTGACCGTTGGCCGCGTCCTTCGCCTCGTCGCCGCCGTGCGCCCAGGCAGACGCGGACTCCAGCCCGCCGTCGAGCATCTCCGTCGCGACGTGGGCGGCGGTGTCGTCATCTTCGATCAGCGGCAGCGCGACGGAGCGCCCCTCACCCCCCGACCCCCTCTCCGGCGCGGAGAGGGGGGAGACCAGTCTGCTCCCCCTCTCCGCGCCGGAGAGGGGGGTTGGGGGGGTGAGGTTGTTGCCCATGCCTTCAGTGCCGGGCGTCGCGGCCAGCGCCCGCGTGAACCGCCGCCGCACGACCTCCTGCATGCTCAGGAAGTCGTTGTTCCCTTCCTGGTGCTTGATCTTGAAGCGCTTGTAGTCCGAGCGCTTCGGCTTGCCGTCCTCGAACACGACCA from Chloroflexota bacterium encodes the following:
- a CDS encoding DUF433 domain-containing protein translates to MAARIVQHPYPRRAVRNPRILEGEPTLEGTRVSVRTVVVASRYLASVRQIVDAYPMLDQTAVEMALAFYDAHQAEIDCYIAENEDSAS
- a CDS encoding DUF4173 domain-containing protein yields the protein MRDQTRLGLFALATAAVLGLLGDLLLRVSPWGVNAPLFILALVTGAGVLVSLARLPLLGEGRWLALLALLFSAGIALRDSEALTAVNVLAVLLTIGLAAHRAPGGWPFIGGLPQFVGGLVSAGFHACGGVLVLLGFDIHWREVPRTGWPAVVLAVLRGLLIAIPLLLVFGGLFMAADAVFSGIVTKVLNINLRDMFGHIFWSCVWTWLTAGFLRQALFCTVAIDGLGTKPVSPPVEADSEGLPVPAPSPVGNDLTPQPPLRVGEGEMLLSAPRSPGGSGAGGEGESHSEGLPAPAAKSARPPRPGGRVGFLGIVELSVVLGLLDLLFLAFVIVQFRYLFGGAALVEVSPTLTFSEYARRGFFELVTVAALLLGIMLFLDWLARLDTPVHTLVYRVLAGLLVALLAVVIVSALQRMRLYTLELGLTELRLYTTAFMLWIAAGAVWFLATVLRDHRQRFLFGASMAGLGVALILNLINPDDLIVRTNAARHDAPARFDGSYTLGLSSDATPALLDVLDAVPAQQRDLIARRLIARWRAAQNQDWRSWNYGRWRAWTLTAANEERLRGLAGPPNTNPSQPNGRLDIPGPSDP